The following are encoded in a window of Calderihabitans maritimus genomic DNA:
- the hepT gene encoding type VII toxin-antitoxin system HepT family RNase toxin: MLNKKLIFERVDMIRASVNRLNSFRKLTQQEFLADPDNYAIAEHHLRRALESLFDVGRHILVKKGLGHPRDYRSIIELLGQNRVIPRSFAQEIIGMAGYRNRLVHGYAEVTGAELYDLIQTRLEDIETFVKHILEFLKEEQ, encoded by the coding sequence TTGCTGAATAAAAAACTGATTTTCGAACGGGTCGACATGATTCGCGCATCCGTCAACCGCCTGAATTCCTTCAGAAAGCTAACGCAACAAGAGTTTTTAGCAGATCCAGATAACTACGCCATTGCCGAACACCACTTGCGGCGGGCGTTGGAATCTCTTTTTGATGTCGGACGGCACATCCTCGTTAAAAAAGGGCTGGGACATCCCCGAGACTACCGTTCTATCATTGAATTACTGGGACAAAACAGGGTAATCCCCCGTTCCTTCGCCCAAGAAATCATTGGTATGGCCGGGTACCGCAACCGGCTGGTCCATGGTTACGCCGAAGTGACGGGGGCAGAGCTCTATGACCTAATTCAGACCAGATTAGAGGATATTGAAACCTTTGTGAAACATATCCTTGAGTTTTTGAAGGAAGAACAATAA